From a region of the Helianthus annuus cultivar XRQ/B chromosome 5, HanXRQr2.0-SUNRISE, whole genome shotgun sequence genome:
- the LOC110943975 gene encoding uncharacterized protein LOC110943975, whose amino-acid sequence MSLSSDIWKWRYEADGVFTVGSIKYILSSVGRSSPENVFEWNSWVPKKVCIVAWRAEMERLPTKSALARRNVPVPDQLCVLCGDYVESCDHVFVSCHFAQTVWQNLAAWLKMQPVIAFGIKDLLTLHASISGSRKRKVVHAIALVAFWCVWKLRNDIVFRQAAPNITRTLDEIKSMAFLWIKSRAKLNTLTWEDWSRFNLGVM is encoded by the coding sequence ATGTCGTTAAGTTCGGATATATGGAAATGGAGATATGAAGCGGATGGTGTCTTTACTGTTGGGAGTATAAAGTATATCTTAAGCTCCGTTGGTCGTAGCAGCCCCGAAAACGTATTTGAGTGGAATAGTTGGGTCCCAAAAAAGGTTTGTATAGTCGCTTGGAGGGCAGAAATGGAGAGGCTTCCGACCAAGAGCGCGTTGGCAAGGAGAAACGTTCCAGTTCCGGATCAATTATGTGTTCTTTGTGGTGATTATGTTGAGTCCTGTGATCATGTATTTGTATCGTGTCACTTTGCACAAACGGTATGGCAGAATTTGGCAGCTTGGCTCAAGATGCAGCCGGTCATAGCATTCGGTATAAAGGATCTCCTCACTCTTCATGCGTCAATATCGGGCTCAAGGAAAAGGAAAGTCGTTCATGCTATTGCCTTGGTGGCTTTTTGGTGTGTATGGAAGTTGAGGAACGATATAGTATTCCGGCAAGCGGCACCAAACATTACGAGAACCTTGGATGAGATAAAATCGATGGCATTCCTATGGATTAAGAGTCGTGCAAAACTGAATACATTGACATGGGAGGACTGGAGTCGGTTCAATTTAGGTGTCATGTAA